A portion of the Deinococcus peraridilitoris DSM 19664 genome contains these proteins:
- a CDS encoding phytoene desaturase family protein — protein MGAGHNALITAAYAAKAGYRVGVFERRAVPGGAVATEERVPGYQFDLGGSAHILIRMTPIVKELELSRYGLYYLDLDPMFHASDGETPWFVWRDAARTANELENLFPGQGEAYARFISDWTPFARAVNETFLSVPSPLELGRKLILGGGGGRGWQGQLRRILRPYGEVAGEYFSEERVRAPLTWMAAQSGPPPTEPISAPFLLWHPLYHEGGVARPKGGSGGLTKALARLIEAHGGTLTVSAPVKRILTEGPRATGVELASGERITGRAVVSGTHVLATAGALPPEFVPEAAREVRVGNGFGMVLRLALKEKVRYRRHHEPHSRVGLGLLIKNERQLSRAYGEYLAGDPTRDPPLIAMSFSAVDDSLAPPGGEVLWLWAQYYPYSLARGSWEERQLEVRDWILDAFEHYAPGTRENIVGELIQTPLWLERELGLYRGNVMHLEMTIDQMFALRPFLGAASYRWPGLRGLYMTGASTHPGGGIMGASGRNTARELLRDLSRRGWK, from the coding sequence ATGGGTGCAGGCCACAACGCCCTGATCACCGCCGCCTACGCTGCCAAGGCAGGCTACCGGGTGGGCGTCTTCGAGCGGCGCGCCGTTCCCGGCGGGGCGGTTGCCACCGAGGAGCGCGTGCCTGGCTACCAGTTCGACCTGGGCGGCAGCGCGCACATCCTGATCCGCATGACGCCGATCGTGAAAGAGCTGGAACTCTCGCGCTACGGACTGTATTACCTGGACCTCGATCCGATGTTTCACGCCTCAGACGGCGAGACGCCCTGGTTCGTGTGGCGCGACGCGGCGCGCACCGCGAACGAGCTGGAAAACCTCTTTCCCGGTCAGGGCGAGGCCTACGCCCGCTTCATTTCCGACTGGACGCCTTTTGCGCGCGCCGTCAACGAGACCTTTCTCAGCGTGCCCTCTCCGCTGGAACTGGGGCGCAAACTGATTCTCGGCGGAGGCGGCGGGCGGGGGTGGCAGGGGCAGCTGCGCCGCATCCTGCGCCCTTACGGCGAGGTGGCGGGCGAGTACTTCTCGGAAGAGCGCGTGCGGGCACCGCTCACCTGGATGGCCGCGCAAAGCGGGCCGCCGCCCACCGAGCCGATCTCGGCGCCCTTTCTGCTGTGGCACCCGCTCTACCACGAGGGCGGAGTGGCGCGGCCCAAGGGCGGCTCTGGCGGCCTCACGAAGGCGCTGGCGCGCCTGATCGAGGCGCACGGTGGCACGCTCACCGTGAGCGCGCCCGTGAAACGCATCCTGACCGAGGGCCCGCGCGCCACCGGGGTGGAGCTCGCAAGCGGCGAGCGCATTACAGGGCGGGCGGTCGTGAGCGGCACGCACGTTCTGGCCACGGCGGGCGCACTGCCCCCAGAGTTCGTACCCGAAGCGGCGCGCGAGGTTCGGGTCGGCAACGGTTTTGGCATGGTGCTGCGTCTGGCACTGAAGGAGAAGGTGCGCTACCGCCGGCACCACGAGCCTCATTCACGCGTGGGACTCGGCCTGCTGATCAAAAACGAGCGCCAGCTGAGCAGGGCCTACGGCGAGTATCTGGCCGGTGACCCCACCCGCGACCCGCCCCTGATCGCCATGAGCTTTTCGGCAGTGGACGACAGCCTCGCCCCGCCGGGCGGTGAGGTGCTGTGGCTGTGGGCCCAGTACTACCCCTACAGCCTGGCGCGGGGCAGCTGGGAAGAGCGCCAACTGGAAGTGCGCGACTGGATTCTGGACGCCTTCGAGCACTACGCGCCCGGTACCCGCGAGAACATCGTGGGCGAGCTGATACAGACGCCGCTGTGGCTGGAGCGCGAGCTGGGCCTTTACCGGGGCAACGTGATGCACCTGGAGATGACCATCGACCAGATGTTCGCGCTGCGGCCCTTTCTGGGCGCCGCCTCGTACCGCTGGCCGGGCCTGCGGGGGCTGTACATGACGGGCGCGAGCACCCATCCGGGCGGCGGCATCATGGGCGCGAGCGGACGCAACACGGCGCGCGAGCTGCTGAGAGACCTTTCCCGGCGAGGCTGGAAATGA